One region of Nycticebus coucang isolate mNycCou1 chromosome 10, mNycCou1.pri, whole genome shotgun sequence genomic DNA includes:
- the PLAUR gene encoding urokinase plasminogen activator surface receptor, with protein MGRPLLSLLPPLLLLVQTCVPAFWGLRCKHCESSGYCWVDECALDQDLCRTTVMRIWEGGEELEVVEKGCTHSEKTNRTVSYRTGSQIITLIEAVCGSDLCNQPRPVRAPSFPQSRYLECISCASSDMSCERGREQSLQCRSPREQCLEVVTYRSLEESLKDEPQLRGCGFLPGCPGPTGFHNNHTFHFLQCCNTTKCNRGPVLELPNLPLNGVQCYSCEGNSTHGCSSQEASLIGCRGPMNQCLEATGTNGLEDPTYTIRGCATKSWCQHVHVADAFPMMHLNVSCCNGSGCNHPARDVQHRRAGAPQPGPTHLSLTITLLMTARLWGGTLLWT; from the exons ATGGGCCGCCCGCTGCTGTCGCTGCTGCCGCCGCTCCTGCTGTTGGTTCAGACCTGCGTCCCAG CCTTCTGGGGCCTGCGGTGCAAGCATTGTGAGAGCAGCGGGTATTGCTGGGTGGACGAGTGCGCCCTGGACCAGGACCTCTGCAGAACCACGGTCATGCGCATTTGGGAAG GAGGGGAAGAGTTGGAGGTGGTGGAGAAAGGCTGTACCCACTCAGAGAAGACTAACAGGACCGTGAGCTACCGGACCGGCTCACAGATCATCACTCTTATAGAGGCTGTGTGTGGGTCAGACTTGTgcaaccagcccaggcctg TCCGtgctccctcctttccccaaagTCGTTACCTTGAATGTATTTCCTGCGCCTCATCAGACATGAGCTGTGAGAGGGGCCGGGAGCAGAGCCTCCAATGTCGCAGCCCTAGAGAACAGTGTCTGGAGGTGGTGACCTACCGGAGCCTAGAAG AGAGTCTAAAGGATGAGCCACAGTTGCGAGGCTGTGGCTTCCTCCCTGGCTGCCCAGGCCCCACTGGCTTCCACAACAACCACACCTTTCATTTCCTGCAGTGCTGCAACACCACCAAGTGCAACAGGGGCCCAG TCCTGGAGCTTCCAAACCTGCCGCTGAATGGCGTTCAATGTTACAGCTGTGAGGGGAACAGCACCCATGGATGTTCCTCCCAAGAGGCTTCTCTCATCGGCTGCCGCGGCCCCATGAATCAGTGTCTGGAAGCCACTGGCACTAATG gaCTGGAGGACCCAACCTATACAATAAGAGGCTGTGCAACCAAGTCATGGTGCCAACATGtccatgtggctgatgccttccCCATGATGCATCTCAACGTTTCATGCTGTAATGGAAGTGGCTGTAACCACCCAGCCCGGGATGTCCAGCACCGCAGAGCGGGTGCCCCTCAGCCTGGCCCTACCCACCTCAGTCTCACCATTACTCTGCTTATGACTGCCAGACTGTGGGGAGGCACTCTCCTCTGGACCTGA